A window of Exiguobacterium sp. FSL W8-0210 contains these coding sequences:
- a CDS encoding AmiS/UreI family transporter — MGNVSLLFGGVALFLNSLTLFGKVDLRSAGVFSLITGLLQTFIATYLVIGAVGDPALTFGYASIYLFAFTYVYVGITFLFNLDGSGVGWFSLFVAIAALFYAFVSFTTADIIGGMTWLFWVLLWSLFFLGMGMNRPIDAITARVALVLSWLTLIVPALIGLRFGYFSTAYQWLWSGAAILTVVYFLYTMMKFSMLRTIRSS, encoded by the coding sequence GTGGGAAATGTCAGTTTGTTATTTGGGGGCGTTGCGCTCTTTTTAAATAGTTTGACCTTGTTTGGAAAAGTCGATCTCCGTAGTGCTGGTGTCTTCAGTCTCATCACGGGTCTACTGCAAACGTTCATCGCAACGTATCTTGTCATCGGTGCTGTCGGTGATCCGGCGTTAACGTTCGGTTACGCGAGCATTTACTTGTTTGCCTTTACGTATGTGTATGTCGGCATCACATTTCTGTTCAATCTTGACGGAAGCGGTGTCGGTTGGTTTTCCTTGTTCGTTGCGATCGCCGCTTTGTTTTATGCATTTGTCAGCTTCACGACAGCAGACATCATCGGTGGGATGACATGGTTGTTCTGGGTATTGCTCTGGAGCCTGTTTTTCCTTGGGATGGGAATGAATCGTCCGATTGACGCGATCACTGCCCGCGTCGCCCTCGTATTAAGCTGGTTGACGTTGATCGTCCCGGCACTGATCGGTCTTCGGTTTGGCTACTTCAGTACGGCATACCAATGGTTATGGAGCGGTGCTGCCATTCTGACTGTCGTCTATTTCCTCTATACGATGATGAAATTCTCGATGCTTCGGACGATCCGCTCGTCGTGA
- a CDS encoding LCP family glycopolymer transferase, which translates to MKKWKWIVLTLTGICLLLLFRSGGYVYHKASQTLKEVQVPVKASVETEKTVEQKKRLSFLLLGVDQRKNETGRSDTIIVVTIDPKTNTSQMISIPRDLKTDIIGNGSNDKINHAYAFGGPQMALDTVSHLLKIRIDYFAEINLAGFTDLVNAVDGVRVKNDINFSYYEMQFPKGELLLNGKEALAYARMRHDDPRGDFGRQIRQRQVVQAVADKMTEDFSIRRFNAVLDALGKNVKTNVPFSVARTVVTDYRDALRNVETLSLDGKGGIESDGIYYWHPTNKSLKEVQAQLQNALK; encoded by the coding sequence ATGAAGAAATGGAAATGGATCGTACTGACACTTACGGGGATTTGCCTGCTCCTTCTCTTTCGTTCAGGCGGATATGTGTATCATAAAGCGAGTCAGACGCTCAAAGAAGTCCAGGTACCGGTCAAAGCAAGCGTTGAGACGGAAAAAACCGTCGAGCAGAAAAAAAGACTCTCGTTTCTCTTACTCGGCGTCGATCAACGAAAAAATGAGACAGGACGGAGTGATACGATCATCGTCGTGACGATTGATCCGAAAACGAATACCAGTCAGATGATCAGCATCCCGCGCGACTTAAAGACAGACATCATCGGCAATGGTTCAAATGATAAGATCAACCATGCCTATGCCTTCGGTGGTCCACAGATGGCGCTTGATACGGTCAGTCATCTGTTAAAGATTCGAATCGACTATTTCGCTGAGATCAATCTAGCGGGCTTTACGGATCTCGTCAATGCGGTGGATGGGGTCAGAGTCAAGAACGATATCAATTTTTCGTACTATGAGATGCAGTTCCCAAAAGGAGAACTATTACTGAACGGGAAGGAAGCACTCGCCTATGCTCGTATGCGGCACGATGATCCACGTGGGGACTTCGGACGACAAATCCGCCAACGGCAAGTCGTTCAGGCAGTCGCCGATAAAATGACAGAGGACTTCTCGATTCGTCGCTTCAATGCTGTCCTCGACGCCCTCGGGAAAAACGTCAAGACGAACGTACCATTTTCCGTTGCCCGGACGGTCGTGACGGACTACCGGGATGCCTTACGAAATGTCGAGACCTTATCACTCGACGGAAAAGGTGGCATCGAATCGGACGGCATCTATTACTGGCATCCGACGAACAAGTCGTTGAAAGAGGTTCAAGCACAGCTGCAGAATGCATTGAAGTGA